A single window of Doryrhamphus excisus isolate RoL2022-K1 chromosome 5, RoL_Dexc_1.0, whole genome shotgun sequence DNA harbors:
- the opa1 gene encoding dynamin-like 120 kDa protein, mitochondrial isoform X4 — protein sequence MYSCRLAVRNSAMLRVGSKAGCMACRIVVPTRTGVRFRVPLQKLHPLYRAIHHRYYGNGNSQRPPHRTAARYFTSMSRLPMRPPKPPPRSGGGRGYQQQRNFWVARLAARLLRLRYILLGGAVGGGYTAKKTYDEWKDMLPDLSEYNWLVPDFVWELSQQIDLEKLAKALPEMEEIAKLMPDFDKIGENFTLLRSLLTSETSGDPPLKATDSSTAASQDDKQYKKSSDKEKIDQLQEDLLRTQLKYQRMLERLEKENKELRKVVLQKDDKGIHQRKVKKSLIDMYSEVLDILSDYDANYNTQDHLPRVVVVGDQSAGKTSVLEMIAQARIFPRGSGEMMTRSPVKVTLSEGPHHVALFKDSGREFDLSKEEDLAALRHEIELRMRKSVKEGQTVSSETISLSVKGPGIQRMVLVDLPGVISTVTAGMASDTKETIFSISKAYMQNPNAIILCIQDGSVDAERSIVTDLVSQMDPHGKRTIFVLTKVDLAEKNLASPSRIQQIVEGKLFPMKALGYFAVVTGKGSSGESIDSIKDYEEDFFQNSRLLRDGMLKAHQVTTKNLSLAVSDCFWKMVRESVEQQADVFKASRFNLETEWKNNYPRLRELDRNELYEKAKNEILDEVISLSQVTPQHWEAILQKKLWERVSTHVIENIYLPAAQTMDSGTFNTTVDIKLKQWTDKQLPHKALEVAWETLQEEFARFMAEYKGKDQDDIFDKLKEAVKDESIKRHKWNERAMDSLRVIQHNALEDRSITDKPQWDAAIQFMEETLQSRLKDTETVIADMVGPDWKQRWLYWKNRTPDQHIHNETKTELERLLKLHDEHTAYLANDEVTTVRKNLEGRGVEVDPMLIKDTWHQLYRRHFLQKALSHCNLCKRGFYYYQRHFVDSELECNDVVLFWRIQRMLVITANTLRQQLTNTEVRRLEKNVKEVLDDFGEDTEKKSHLITGRRVQLAEDLKKVREIQEKLEAFIEALHKEK from the exons atgtattcTTGTCGTCTCGCTGTTAGGAACAGCGCCATGTTGCGTGTTGGCAGTAAAGCTGGATG CATGGCATGCAGGATTGTGGTCCCCACCAGGACGGGGGTACGGTTTCGGGTCCCCCTTCAGAAGCTGCACCCTCTGTACCGTGCCATCCACCACCGTTACTATGGAAACGGCAACTCGCAGCGACCCCCTCATCGCACGGCGGCCCGTTATTTCACCTCCATGTCACGGTTGCCCATGAGACCGCCGAAGCCCCCTCCGAGGTCCGGTGGGGGTCGCGGCTACCAGCAGCAACGCAACTTTTGGGTGGCCCGACTCGCTGCCAGGCTGCTGCGACTGCGGTACATCCTGCTAGGCGGCGCGGTGGGCGGAGGATACACAGCTAAGAAG ACGTATGACGAGTGGAAGGACATGCTGCCTGATTTGAGCGAATACAACTGGCTCGTTCCGGACTTTGTGTGGGAGCTCAGCCAACAAATTGATCTCG aAAAACTAGCCAAAGCGCTACCAGAGATGGAGGAAATTGCCAAACTAATGCCTGACTTTGACAAGATAGGAGAGAACTTCACTTTGCTCCGAAGCCTGCTGACCTCCG AAACATCTGGGGATCCGCCATTAAAAGCCACAGACTCTTCCACCGCGGCGTCGCAAGATGACAAGCAGTACAAAAAG TCTTCAGATAAAGAAAAGATAGACCAGCTCCAAGAGGACCTGCTCCGCACCCAG CTGAAATACCAGCGTATGCTGGAGAGACTGGAGAAAGAGAACAAGGAGTTGAGGAAAGTGGTTCTGCAAAAAGACGATAAAGGGATCCACCAAAGGAAAGTGAAG aaatCCCTTATTGATATGTATTCAGAGGTTTTGGACATCCTGTCTGACTATGATGCCAACTACAACACCCAGGACCACCTACCAAGG GTGGTTGTGGTGGGCGATCAGAGTGCTGGGAAGACCAGCGTCCTGGAGATGATAGCTCAGGCCAGGATTTTTCCCAGAGGGTCTGGAGAGATGATGACACGTTCTCCAGTTAAG GTGACTCTGAGTGAAGGCCCCCACCATGTCGCTTTGTTCAAGGACAGCGGGCGTGAGTTTGACCTCAGCAAGGAGGAAGAT CTGGCTGCTCTGAGGCATGAAATCGAgctgaggatgaggaagagCGTGAAAGAGGGGCAAACAGTCAGCTCTGAG acAATATCCTTGAGTGTGAAAGGCCCCGGCATCCAGCGGATGGTGCTTGTTGATTTGCCAGGTGTCATCAGT ACGGTGACTGCGGGCATGGCATCGGACACCAAGGAGACCATCTTCAGCATCAGCAAGGCCTACATGCAGAACCCCAATGCCATCATCCTCTGCATACAGG ACGGCAGCGTGGATGCCGAGCGCAGCATCGTCACCGATTTGGTCAGTCAAATGGACCCGCACGGGAAGAGGACCAtctttgtgttgaccaaagtggACTTGGCCGAGAAGAACCTGGCCAGCCCGAGCAGA ATCCAGCAGATAGTTGAGGGGAAGCTGTTTCCCATGAAGGCCCTGGGATACTTTGCAGTGGTGACCGGAAAAG ggagcAGTGGGGAAAGCATTGACTCCATCAAGGACTACGAGGAGGACTTCTTCCAGAACTCCAGATTATTGCG GGACGGCATGCTGAAGGCCCATCAGGTGACCACAAAGAACTTGAGTCTGGCCGTCTCGGACTGCTTCTGGAAAATGGTGCGGGAGTCTGTTGAGCAGCAGGCTGACGTCTTCAAAG CATCCCGCTTCAACCTGGAGACGGAGTGGAAGAACAACTACCCTCGTCTGAGAGAACTGGACCGG AATGAACTTTATGAAAAGGCCAAGAATGAGATCTTGGATGAAGTCATCAGCTTGAGTCAAGTGACGCCGCAGCACTG GGAAGCAATCCTGCAAAAGAAGCTTTGGGAGCGCGTGTCCACCCACGTGATTGAGAACATCTACCTGCCCGCCGCGCAAACGATGGACTCCGGGACCTTCAACACCACCGTGGACATCAAGCTCAAGCAGTGGACCGACAAGCAGCTTCCACACAAAGCTCTGGAG GTTGCCTGGGAGACTCTGCAGGAGGAATTTGCTCGCTTCATGGCCGAGTACAAAGGCAAAGACCAGGATGACATTTTTGACAAGCTGAAGGAGGCCGTGAAGGACGAGAGCATCAAGAGGCACAAGTGGAACGAGAGGGCCATGGACAGCCTG CGGGTGATCCAGCACAACGCCCTAGAAGACCGCTCCATCACAGACAAGCCCCAGTGGGATGCTGCCATCCAGTTCATGGAGGAAACCCTGCAGTCACGCCTGAAAGACA CTGAAACGGTAATCGCAGACATGGTGGGTCCAGACTGGAAGCAGAGGTGGCTGTACTGGAAGAACCGAACACCAGACCAG CACATCCATAATGAAACCAAAACGGAGCTGGAGCGCTTACTGAAGTTGCACGACGAGCACACGGCTTACCTGGCCAACGACGAGGTCACCACGGTCAGGAAGAACCTGGAAGGACGAGGCGTGGAAGTGGACCCCATGCTG ATCAAGGACACTTGGCATCAGCTCTACCGACGCCACTTCTTACAGAAGGCCCTGTCCCACTGTAACCTCTGTAAGCGCGGCTTCTACTACTACCAGAGGCACTTTGTTGACTCTGAG CTGGAGTGCAACGACGTGGTCCTGTTCTGGAGGATCCAGAGGATGTTGGTGATCACAGCCAACACGCTACGACAGCAGCTCACCAACACTGAAG TGCGCCGACTGGAGAAGAACGTCAAGGAGGTGCTGGATGACTTCGGAGAAGATACAGAGAAGAAGTCTCACCTCATCACCGGTCGCCGTGTCCAGCTGGCCGAGGATCTCA AGAAAGTACGTGAAATCCAGGAGAAGCTTGAAGCCTTCATAGAAGCTCTACACAAggagaaataa